The Rhodoflexus caldus genome has a segment encoding these proteins:
- the carB gene encoding carbamoyl-phosphate synthase large subunit — MPKNQDIKSVLIIGSGPIVIGQACEFDYSGSQAARSLREEGIEVTLINSNPATIMTDPVTADNVYLMPLEKKSIVKILEKHKIDAVLPTMGGQTALNLAIECDKAGIWKKYGVKIIGVDINAINTTEDRELFRKKMLELNVNVCKGRTAKSFLEGKEIAQEIGFPLVIRPSFTLGGSGGGFVNSPEEFDKALQHGLQTSPVHEVLVEQSILGWREYELELLRDNNQNIIIICSIENFDPMGIHTGDSITVAPAMTLPDTVYQQMRDLAIKMMNGIGQFAGGCNVQFAVNPVDDTIVAIEINPRVSRSSALASKATGYPIAKIAAKLAIGYNLDELINPITKTTSAYFEPALDYVIVKIPRWNFDKFRGANTELGLQMKSVGEAMGIGRNFQEALQKACQSLEIRRNGLGADGKELTDQEAILKSLEHPSWNRLFHIYDAFKMGIAFKTIQKLTKIDRWFLSQIEELVLLEKEIQKYTLETLPRHLLLSAKQKGYSDRQLGHILRCLESEVRAHRKALNINRVYKCVDTCAAEFEAKTPYYYSTFEEGENESVASDRKKIIVLGSGPNRIGQGIEFDYSCVHGVLAAREEGYETIMMNCNPETVSTDPDISDKLYFEPVFWEHLIDLIEHEKPEGVIVQLGGQTALKLAEKLHRYGIKIIGTDFESLDLAEDRGKFSDLLKAHKIPYPAYGVIEDADQASDLAKELGYPLLVRPSYVLGGQSMKIVINDQELEQHVVNILNQDPDNRVLLDHFLDGAIEAEADAICDGEDVYIIGIMEHIEPAGIHSGDSNAVLPPFNLGDLVMKQIRDHTRTIALALKTVGLINIQFAIKNDIVYVIEANPRASRTVPFICKAYREPYVNYATKVMLGTKKIKDFTFNPHREGYAIKIPVFSFNKFPGVNKELGPEMKSTGEAIYFIEDLDDDKFLQLYAERNLYLSR; from the coding sequence ATGCCGAAAAATCAAGACATCAAATCCGTGCTCATTATCGGTAGTGGGCCTATTGTCATCGGACAGGCTTGCGAATTTGACTACTCCGGTTCGCAGGCAGCACGCTCGCTGCGTGAAGAGGGAATCGAGGTTACGCTGATTAACTCTAACCCGGCGACCATCATGACCGACCCGGTTACAGCCGACAATGTGTATTTGATGCCCTTAGAAAAAAAATCCATTGTCAAAATTCTTGAAAAGCACAAAATTGATGCAGTATTGCCCACAATGGGCGGACAAACTGCCCTCAATTTGGCTATTGAATGCGATAAGGCAGGTATCTGGAAAAAATACGGCGTGAAAATTATTGGCGTAGATATCAACGCCATCAACACTACCGAAGACCGCGAACTGTTCCGTAAAAAAATGCTGGAACTCAATGTGAATGTCTGCAAAGGCCGAACCGCAAAGTCGTTTTTGGAGGGCAAGGAAATTGCACAGGAAATCGGCTTTCCGCTGGTAATTCGTCCGTCTTTTACATTAGGCGGCTCGGGTGGTGGTTTTGTAAACAGCCCCGAAGAATTTGACAAAGCCCTGCAACACGGTTTGCAAACTTCGCCTGTTCATGAGGTGCTGGTAGAGCAAAGTATTCTTGGCTGGCGCGAGTATGAGTTAGAACTTCTCCGCGATAACAACCAGAACATCATCATCATCTGTTCTATCGAGAACTTTGACCCAATGGGCATACACACGGGCGACTCCATCACCGTTGCCCCTGCCATGACGCTGCCCGATACGGTCTATCAGCAAATGCGCGACTTGGCCATCAAAATGATGAACGGCATCGGTCAGTTTGCCGGAGGCTGTAACGTGCAGTTTGCCGTGAACCCTGTGGACGATACCATTGTAGCCATTGAAATTAACCCGCGTGTGAGCCGCTCCTCTGCGCTGGCTTCCAAAGCAACAGGCTACCCGATTGCCAAAATTGCCGCCAAGCTCGCCATCGGCTACAATTTGGATGAGCTCATCAACCCGATTACCAAGACCACCTCTGCATACTTTGAACCTGCGCTGGACTACGTCATCGTAAAAATCCCGCGCTGGAACTTTGATAAATTCCGTGGCGCCAACACCGAGCTTGGCCTGCAAATGAAGTCCGTAGGCGAGGCCATGGGCATCGGCAGAAACTTTCAGGAAGCACTGCAAAAAGCCTGTCAGTCGTTGGAAATCCGCCGCAATGGCTTAGGTGCCGACGGAAAGGAACTCACCGACCAAGAGGCTATTCTGAAAAGCCTCGAGCATCCGAGCTGGAATCGCTTGTTCCATATCTACGATGCCTTTAAAATGGGTATCGCCTTCAAAACCATTCAAAAGCTGACCAAAATTGACCGCTGGTTCCTGAGTCAAATTGAAGAGTTGGTACTGCTGGAAAAAGAAATACAGAAATATACGCTGGAAACCTTGCCGCGCCACCTTTTGCTTTCAGCTAAACAAAAAGGCTACTCCGACCGCCAGTTGGGGCATATTTTGAGATGTTTGGAAAGCGAAGTGCGGGCGCATCGCAAAGCGCTGAATATCAATCGCGTATATAAGTGCGTAGATACTTGTGCCGCTGAATTTGAGGCCAAAACGCCGTATTATTACAGCACTTTTGAAGAGGGCGAAAACGAATCGGTTGCTTCCGACCGCAAGAAAATCATCGTGCTGGGTTCAGGGCCTAACCGCATCGGGCAGGGTATTGAGTTTGACTACTCTTGCGTGCACGGCGTGTTGGCTGCCCGCGAGGAAGGCTACGAAACCATCATGATGAACTGTAACCCCGAAACGGTTTCCACAGACCCCGATATTTCCGACAAACTCTATTTTGAGCCGGTTTTCTGGGAGCATCTGATTGACCTGATTGAGCACGAAAAACCCGAAGGCGTAATTGTGCAGTTGGGTGGTCAAACTGCGCTTAAATTAGCCGAAAAACTGCACCGCTACGGCATCAAAATCATCGGAACGGACTTTGAAAGCCTCGATTTGGCCGAAGACCGCGGCAAGTTTTCCGATTTGCTGAAAGCACACAAAATTCCTTACCCTGCCTACGGCGTAATTGAAGATGCCGACCAAGCCTCCGACCTTGCCAAGGAGTTAGGCTATCCGCTGTTGGTGCGCCCCAGCTACGTATTGGGCGGGCAGAGCATGAAAATTGTTATCAACGACCAAGAGTTAGAGCAACACGTAGTTAATATTTTGAACCAAGACCCCGACAATCGCGTACTGCTCGACCACTTCTTAGACGGCGCCATTGAAGCCGAAGCCGATGCCATTTGCGACGGCGAAGATGTGTACATCATTGGCATCATGGAGCACATTGAGCCTGCGGGCATCCACTCGGGCGATTCCAACGCCGTGCTGCCGCCGTTCAACCTCGGCGACTTGGTGATGAAGCAAATCCGCGACCATACGCGCACCATTGCGTTGGCACTGAAAACCGTCGGACTGATTAATATTCAGTTTGCCATTAAAAATGACATTGTGTATGTGATTGAGGCCAACCCGCGTGCCAGCCGCACCGTGCCGTTCATCTGCAAAGCCTACCGCGAGCCTTACGTGAACTATGCAACCAAGGTGATGCTGGGAACGAAAAAAATCAAAGATTTTACGTTCAATCCGCACCGCGAAGGTTATGCGATCAAAATTCCGGTATTCTCATTCAATAAGTTCCCGGGTGTAAACAAGGAGTTAGGCCCTGAAATGAAGTCCACGGGAGAGGCCATTTACTTCATTGAGGATTTGGACGACGATAAATTCCTACAACTCTACGCCGAGCGAAATTTATATTTGAGCCGATAG